The following coding sequences lie in one Spinacia oleracea cultivar Varoflay chromosome 1, BTI_SOV_V1, whole genome shotgun sequence genomic window:
- the LOC110805755 gene encoding uncharacterized protein translates to MESISSSLPKRQREEEDEEVFKRQKSYKDIITLLEEEEDDPNEDLSSLISTLQEEISSSSSTSSPSQHGLGPVHDPANSGPYEIDQENPSVGSGSGEDETENVMRHLLEASDDELGLPNTTTTTNSFSSDSFDEVVDGQFDGGDFFYPVVGGEGLWEFEDREAANYYSLLQSTEIFM, encoded by the coding sequence atggagTCAATTTCTTCTTCACTGCCCAAaaggcaaagggaagaagaGGATGAAGAAGTCTTTAAACGTCAAAAGTCTTACAAAGACATAATTACCCTTCTTGAAGAAGAGGAAGATGACCCAAACGAGGACTTATCTTCCTTGATCTCCACCCTTCAGGAAGAGATCTCTTCGTCTTCCTCTACCTCCTCCCCGTCTCAGCATGGGCTTGGCCCGGTTCATGACCCGGCTAATTCAGGCCCGTATGAGATTGACCAGGAGAACCCGTCGGTGGGTTCCGGGTCAGGGGAGGATGAGACGGAAAACGTCATGAGGCACCTCCTTGAAGCCTCCGACGATGAGCTGGGGTTGCCTAATACGACTACCACTACTAACAGTTTTTCGTCGGATAGTTTTGACGAGGTGGTTGACGGACAGTTTGACGGTGGAGATTTTTTCTACCCCGTCGTTGGCGGTGAAGGGCTTTGGGAGTTTGAAGACCGTGAAGCTGCTAACTATTACAGCTTGTTGCAGTCTACTGAAATTTTTATGTAG